Proteins encoded in a region of the Streptomyces sp. NBC_01298 genome:
- a CDS encoding NADH-quinone oxidoreductase subunit M, producing MSFPLLTVTAAVPAVGAILTAAVPAARRTAAKWLALLFSVATLALAVLVAVRFDPGGDRYQLTESHAWIADFGVRYELGVDGIGVVLIALTALLIPFVIAAGWHDADPLETSSSRWRPTQGFFALILLVEAMVIISFEATDVFLFYIFFEAMLIPMYFLIGGFGDRAHSGSDENAAAQRSYAAVKFLLYNLVGGLIMLAAVIGLYVVAGNFSLQEITAARAAGTLDMATNTERMLFLGFFFAFAVKAPLWPLHTWLPNAMGEATAPVAVLITAVVDKVGTFAMLRFCLGLFPEASKWATPVILVLALISIVYGALVAVGQRDIKRLVAYASISHFGFIILGIFAMTSQGQSGATLYMVNHGLSTAALMLVAGFLISRRGSRLIADYGGVQKVAPVLAGTFLIGGLATLSLPGLAPFVSEFLVLVGTFARYPVVGIIATFGIVLAALYTLVLYQRTMTGPLKEEVRTMPDLRLREVLVVAPLIALLIGLGVYPKVLTDIVNPAVKHTMSDVKQTDPKPEVAVEAKPANESEGAK from the coding sequence ATGAGTTTCCCGCTTCTGACGGTGACGGCCGCGGTCCCCGCGGTCGGTGCGATCCTGACGGCGGCCGTCCCGGCCGCCCGCCGGACCGCCGCCAAATGGCTCGCCCTGCTCTTCTCGGTGGCGACCCTGGCCCTGGCCGTGCTCGTCGCGGTCCGCTTCGATCCCGGTGGCGACCGCTACCAGCTCACCGAATCGCACGCCTGGATCGCCGACTTCGGCGTCCGCTACGAACTGGGCGTCGACGGCATCGGGGTGGTGCTGATCGCACTCACCGCGCTGCTGATCCCCTTCGTGATCGCGGCCGGCTGGCACGACGCCGACCCGCTGGAGACCTCTTCCTCCCGCTGGCGGCCGACCCAGGGCTTCTTCGCCCTGATCCTGCTGGTCGAGGCGATGGTGATCATCTCCTTCGAGGCCACCGACGTCTTCCTCTTCTACATCTTCTTCGAAGCCATGCTCATCCCGATGTACTTCCTCATCGGCGGCTTCGGCGACCGGGCACACTCCGGGTCCGACGAGAACGCGGCCGCGCAGCGCTCGTACGCGGCGGTCAAGTTCCTCCTCTACAACCTGGTCGGCGGCCTGATCATGCTGGCCGCCGTCATCGGGCTCTACGTGGTCGCCGGGAACTTCTCGCTCCAGGAGATCACCGCCGCCCGCGCCGCGGGCACGCTCGACATGGCGACCAACACCGAGCGGATGCTGTTCCTCGGCTTCTTCTTCGCCTTCGCGGTGAAGGCCCCGCTGTGGCCGCTGCACACCTGGCTGCCGAACGCGATGGGTGAGGCCACGGCCCCGGTCGCCGTCCTGATCACCGCGGTCGTCGACAAGGTCGGCACCTTCGCGATGCTGCGCTTCTGCCTCGGGCTCTTCCCCGAGGCCAGCAAGTGGGCCACGCCGGTGATCCTGGTCCTGGCCCTGATCAGCATCGTCTACGGCGCACTGGTCGCGGTCGGCCAGCGGGACATCAAGCGGCTGGTGGCGTACGCCTCCATCTCGCACTTCGGCTTCATCATCCTGGGCATCTTCGCGATGACCTCCCAGGGCCAGTCCGGCGCCACCCTCTACATGGTCAACCACGGGCTCTCGACGGCGGCGCTCATGCTGGTCGCCGGCTTCCTGATCTCGCGGCGCGGCTCCCGGCTCATCGCCGACTACGGCGGCGTGCAGAAGGTGGCCCCGGTCCTGGCCGGCACCTTCCTGATCGGCGGCCTGGCCACGCTCTCGCTCCCCGGCCTCGCCCCGTTCGTCAGTGAATTCCTGGTCCTGGTCGGCACGTTCGCCCGGTACCCGGTCGTCGGCATCATCGCCACCTTCGGCATCGTGCTGGCGGCGCTCTACACGCTGGTCCTCTACCAGCGCACCATGACCGGCCCCCTCAAGGAGGAGGTCCGCACCATGCCGGACCTGCGCCTGCGGGAGGTCCTGGTGGTCGCCCCGCTGATCGCGCTGCTGATCGGTCTGGGCGTCTACCCGAAGGTCCTGACCGACATCGTCAACCCGGCGGTGAAGCACACCATGTCGGACGTCAAGCAGACCGACCCGAAGCCCGAGGTGGCTGTCGAGGCGAAGCCCGCCAACGAGAGCGAGGGGGCGAAGTGA
- the nuoK gene encoding NADH-quinone oxidoreductase subunit NuoK, which translates to MNPVNYLYLSALLFTIGAAGVLIRKNAIVLFMCVELMLNACNLAFVTFSRMHGNLDGQIIAFFTMVVAAAEVVVGLAIIVSLFRTRHSASVDDASLMKL; encoded by the coding sequence GTGAACCCGGTCAACTACCTGTACCTGTCCGCGCTGCTGTTCACCATCGGGGCGGCCGGAGTACTGATCCGGAAGAACGCGATCGTGCTGTTCATGTGCGTGGAGCTCATGCTCAACGCCTGCAACCTCGCCTTCGTGACCTTCTCCCGGATGCACGGCAACCTCGACGGCCAGATCATCGCGTTCTTCACGATGGTCGTCGCCGCCGCCGAGGTCGTGGTGGGCCTCGCGATCATCGTGTCGCTGTTCCGTACCCGCCACTCGGCCTCGGTCGACGACGCCAGCCTGATGAAGCTGTAA
- the nuoI gene encoding NADH-quinone oxidoreductase subunit NuoI: MSDKSDAEQGEKWQNPVAGFGVTFKAMFKKRLTEQYPEQEKTTAPRFHGRHQLNRHPDGLEKCIGCELCAWACPADAIYVEGADNTEEERYSPGERYGRVYQINYARCILCGLCVEACPTRALTMTNEFELADSSREALIYTKEQLLSGLTEGMVEAPHSIFPGTDDTDYYRGLVTGAAPGTVRQVAVSKGETAASEDASEGVGA; the protein is encoded by the coding sequence ATGTCTGACAAGTCTGACGCCGAGCAGGGCGAGAAGTGGCAGAACCCGGTGGCCGGCTTCGGCGTGACCTTCAAGGCCATGTTCAAGAAGCGCCTCACCGAGCAGTACCCGGAGCAGGAAAAGACCACCGCACCCCGCTTCCACGGGCGGCACCAGCTCAACCGCCACCCGGACGGTCTGGAGAAGTGCATCGGGTGCGAACTGTGCGCCTGGGCCTGTCCCGCCGACGCGATCTACGTCGAGGGCGCGGACAACACCGAGGAGGAGCGCTACTCCCCGGGTGAGCGGTACGGCCGGGTCTACCAGATCAACTACGCCCGCTGCATCCTGTGCGGGCTGTGCGTCGAGGCGTGCCCGACCAGGGCGCTGACCATGACGAACGAGTTCGAACTGGCCGACTCCAGCCGCGAAGCGCTCATCTACACCAAGGAGCAGCTGCTCTCCGGGCTCACCGAGGGCATGGTCGAGGCACCGCACTCGATCTTCCCGGGCACCGACGACACGGACTACTACCGCGGGCTGGTGACCGGGGCGGCTCCCGGCACGGTCCGCCAGGTGGCCGTGTCCAAGGGCGAGACCGCGGCCTCCGAGGACGCTTCCGAGGGGGTGGGGGCATGA
- a CDS encoding NADH-quinone oxidoreductase subunit G — MTVLQSSSGSAAGNGTSGGGEAAVPPVDQISLTIDGIELSVPKGTLVIRAAEQLGIEIPRFCDHPLLSPAGACRQCIVEVEGQRKPMASCTITCTDGMVVKTQLTSPVADKAQRGVMELLLINHPLDCPVCDKGGECPLQNQAMSHGNAESRFEGKKRTYEKPVPISTQVLLDRERCVLCARCTRFSNEIAGDPMIELLERGALQQVGTGEDDPFESYFSGNTIQICPVGALTSAAYRFRSRPFDLVSSPSVCEHCAGGCATRTDHRRGKVLRRLAAEDPEVNEEWICDKGRFGFRYAQRPDRLTTPLVRGSDGVLAPASWPEALEAAANGLAAARGRAGVLTGGRLTVEDAYAYAKFARVVLDTNDIDFRARVHSAEETEFLASSVAGIGKDLDGHGVTNASLEAAPAVLLVGIEAEEEAPGVFLRLRKAHRKHKQRTFALAPFATRGLEKAGGTLLAAAPGTEPEWLNALASQAGLEDGGQAAADALRLPGAVIVVGERLAGVPGALTAAVRAASASGATLVWIPRRAGERAAVEAGALPSLLPGARPATDPRARDEVAAAWGLDELPHRYGRDTGQIVEAAATRELSALLVAGVELADLPDPARAKLALQEAFVVSLELRPGEVTDLADVVFPVAAVAEKPGAFINWEGRVRPFEAALKPEQMTRRLAPADSRVLHMLADAADRPIALPDVHAVRRELDGLGPWAGERSEGRPGDRALLPRPGAGEAVLAGHRLLLDQGLLQEGDEALAGTRHEASARLSAATAAETGVKSGDVLAVTGPAGSVELPLRVTEMPDRVVWLPMNSTGSGVLADTGARPGELVRIGPATPADTSDSPAEVGA; from the coding sequence ATGACCGTACTGCAATCGTCTAGCGGCTCTGCCGCGGGCAACGGCACCTCCGGCGGCGGAGAGGCCGCGGTCCCGCCCGTGGACCAGATCTCCCTGACCATCGACGGCATCGAACTGTCGGTGCCCAAGGGGACCCTGGTCATCCGGGCCGCCGAACAGCTCGGCATCGAGATCCCCCGGTTCTGCGACCACCCCCTCCTCTCGCCGGCCGGCGCCTGCCGCCAGTGCATCGTCGAGGTCGAGGGCCAGCGCAAGCCGATGGCCTCCTGCACCATCACCTGCACCGACGGCATGGTCGTCAAGACCCAGCTGACCTCCCCGGTCGCCGACAAGGCCCAGCGCGGGGTGATGGAGCTGCTGCTCATCAACCACCCGCTGGACTGCCCGGTCTGCGACAAGGGCGGCGAATGCCCGCTGCAGAACCAGGCCATGTCCCACGGCAACGCCGAATCGCGTTTCGAGGGCAAGAAGCGCACCTACGAGAAGCCGGTCCCGATCTCCACCCAGGTGCTCCTGGACCGCGAGCGCTGCGTGCTCTGCGCCCGCTGCACCCGCTTCTCCAACGAGATCGCCGGCGACCCGATGATCGAGCTCCTGGAGCGCGGCGCGCTCCAGCAGGTCGGCACCGGCGAGGACGACCCCTTCGAGTCGTACTTCTCCGGCAACACCATCCAGATCTGCCCGGTCGGCGCCCTCACCTCGGCCGCCTACCGCTTCCGCTCCCGCCCCTTCGACCTCGTCTCCTCCCCGAGCGTGTGCGAGCACTGCGCGGGCGGCTGCGCGACGCGCACCGACCACCGCCGCGGCAAGGTGCTGCGCCGGCTGGCCGCGGAGGACCCCGAGGTCAACGAGGAGTGGATCTGCGACAAGGGCCGCTTCGGGTTCCGCTACGCGCAGCGCCCCGACCGGCTCACCACCCCCCTGGTCCGCGGCAGCGACGGGGTCCTGGCCCCGGCCAGCTGGCCCGAGGCCCTGGAGGCCGCCGCCAACGGGCTCGCCGCCGCGCGCGGCCGGGCCGGAGTGCTGACCGGCGGACGCCTCACCGTCGAGGACGCCTACGCGTACGCCAAGTTCGCCCGGGTCGTGCTCGACACCAACGACATCGACTTCCGTGCCCGCGTGCACAGCGCGGAGGAGACCGAGTTCCTGGCCTCCTCCGTCGCCGGCATCGGCAAGGACCTCGACGGGCACGGCGTCACCAACGCCTCCCTGGAGGCGGCCCCGGCCGTGCTCCTCGTCGGCATCGAGGCCGAGGAGGAGGCCCCCGGGGTCTTCCTGCGGCTGCGCAAGGCCCACCGCAAGCACAAGCAGCGGACCTTCGCCCTCGCCCCGTTCGCCACCCGCGGCCTGGAGAAGGCGGGCGGCACCCTGCTGGCCGCCGCCCCCGGCACCGAGCCCGAGTGGCTCAACGCCCTGGCCTCGCAGGCCGGGCTGGAGGACGGCGGCCAGGCCGCCGCCGACGCGCTGCGCCTGCCCGGCGCCGTCATCGTGGTCGGGGAGCGCCTCGCGGGCGTGCCCGGCGCGCTGACCGCGGCCGTCCGGGCCGCCTCCGCGAGCGGCGCCACCCTGGTGTGGATCCCGCGCCGGGCCGGAGAGCGGGCCGCCGTCGAGGCGGGCGCGCTGCCGTCCCTGCTGCCGGGCGCCCGCCCGGCCACCGACCCGCGCGCCCGCGACGAGGTCGCGGCCGCCTGGGGCCTGGACGAGCTCCCGCACCGCTACGGCCGCGACACCGGCCAGATCGTCGAGGCCGCGGCGACCCGCGAACTCTCGGCCCTGCTGGTCGCGGGCGTCGAGCTCGCCGACCTGCCGGACCCGGCCCGCGCGAAGCTCGCGCTCCAGGAGGCCTTCGTGGTCTCCCTGGAACTGCGGCCCGGCGAGGTCACCGACCTCGCGGACGTGGTCTTCCCGGTCGCGGCCGTCGCCGAGAAGCCCGGCGCGTTCATCAACTGGGAGGGCAGGGTCCGGCCGTTCGAGGCGGCGCTCAAGCCCGAGCAGATGACCCGCCGGCTCGCCCCCGCCGACTCCCGCGTGCTGCACATGCTGGCCGACGCGGCCGACCGGCCGATCGCGCTGCCCGACGTACACGCCGTACGCCGGGAGCTCGACGGGCTCGGCCCGTGGGCCGGAGAGCGTTCCGAGGGACGGCCCGGGGACCGGGCGCTGCTGCCCCGTCCCGGCGCGGGCGAGGCGGTCCTCGCGGGCCACCGGCTCCTCCTGGACCAGGGTCTGCTCCAGGAAGGCGACGAGGCCCTGGCCGGCACCCGGCACGAGGCGAGCGCCCGCCTGTCGGCCGCCACCGCCGCCGAGACCGGCGTCAAGAGCGGCGACGTCCTCGCGGTGACCGGCCCCGCCGGCTCCGTAGAACTGCCGCTGCGCGTCACCGAGATGCCCGACCGGGTGGTCTGGCTCCCGATGAACTCCACCGGCTCCGGGGTCCTCGCCGACACCGGAGCCCGCCCGGGGGAGCTGGTCCGCATCGGCCCGGCCACCCCCGCCGACACCAGCGACTCCCCTGCGGAGGTGGGCGCGTGA
- the nuoH gene encoding NADH-quinone oxidoreductase subunit NuoH, giving the protein MNTVQIAAEDLSLFGRDVWWLVVVKAVFCFAFLMVTVLFSIVWERKVVAWMQLRIGPNRHGPWGMLQSLADGVKLMLKEDLIVKRADKVVYVLAPIIAAIPAFMAIAVIPFGPSGNEVSIFGQRTTMQLTDLPIAMLYILAVASVGIYGIVLAGWSSGSTYPLLGGLRSCAQMISYEIAMGAAFASVFLYSGSMSTSAIVEAQADRWYIILLPVSFIIYVITMVGETNRAPFDMPESEGDLVGGFNTEYSSIKFALFMLAEYVNMVTVSAVSATLFLGGWRAPAPISTYWEGANHGWWPMLWFVLKVQLLLFFFIWLRGTLPRVRYDQLMKLGWKVLIPVSVVWLMLVATVRALRNENYDFQEIVLYVGGGVIALLLLSFVADLFRDKKEKTALADAEQAAAAEPFDPLAGGFPVPPKPGQHLAPVPRRRPRSERELIVSGAANTDSDREEGAENV; this is encoded by the coding sequence GTGAACACCGTTCAGATCGCCGCCGAAGACCTCTCCCTGTTCGGCAGGGACGTCTGGTGGCTCGTCGTCGTCAAGGCGGTGTTCTGCTTCGCCTTCCTGATGGTCACCGTGCTCTTCTCCATCGTGTGGGAGCGCAAGGTCGTCGCCTGGATGCAGCTGCGCATCGGCCCCAACCGGCACGGCCCCTGGGGCATGCTCCAGTCGCTCGCCGACGGCGTGAAGCTGATGCTGAAGGAAGACCTGATCGTCAAGCGGGCCGACAAGGTCGTCTACGTCCTGGCCCCGATCATCGCGGCGATCCCGGCCTTCATGGCCATCGCGGTGATCCCCTTCGGCCCCTCGGGCAACGAGGTCTCCATCTTCGGCCAGCGCACCACGATGCAGCTGACCGACCTGCCGATCGCGATGCTCTACATCCTCGCGGTGGCCTCGGTCGGCATCTACGGCATCGTCCTGGCGGGCTGGTCCTCCGGCTCCACGTACCCGCTCCTCGGCGGTCTGCGCTCCTGCGCGCAGATGATCTCCTACGAGATCGCGATGGGCGCGGCCTTCGCCTCGGTCTTCCTCTACTCCGGGTCGATGTCTACCTCGGCGATCGTCGAGGCCCAGGCGGACCGCTGGTACATCATCCTGCTGCCGGTCTCCTTCATCATCTACGTCATCACGATGGTCGGCGAGACGAACCGCGCCCCCTTCGACATGCCGGAGTCCGAGGGCGACCTGGTCGGCGGCTTCAACACCGAGTACTCCTCCATCAAGTTCGCGCTGTTCATGCTCGCCGAGTACGTCAACATGGTCACCGTCTCCGCGGTCTCCGCCACCCTGTTCCTGGGCGGCTGGCGGGCCCCGGCGCCGATCTCCACGTACTGGGAGGGCGCGAACCACGGCTGGTGGCCGATGCTCTGGTTCGTCCTGAAGGTCCAGCTGCTCCTCTTCTTCTTCATCTGGCTGCGCGGCACGCTCCCGCGCGTGCGCTACGACCAGCTGATGAAGCTCGGCTGGAAGGTACTGATCCCGGTCTCCGTGGTGTGGCTGATGCTGGTCGCCACCGTCCGGGCGCTGCGCAACGAGAACTACGACTTCCAGGAGATCGTGCTCTACGTCGGCGGCGGGGTCATCGCGCTCCTGCTGCTGTCCTTCGTCGCGGACCTGTTCCGCGACAAGAAGGAGAAGACGGCCCTCGCGGACGCCGAACAGGCGGCCGCCGCCGAACCCTTCGACCCCCTGGCGGGCGGATTCCCCGTACCGCCCAAGCCCGGCCAGCACCTGGCACCCGTACCGCGCAGGCGGCCCCGCAGTGAGCGGGAGCTCATTGTCAGTGGCGCGGCGAATACTGACAGTGACCGAGAGGAGGGTGCTGAAAATGTCTGA
- a CDS encoding NADH-quinone oxidoreductase subunit J — protein MSALAAAATLTSTGEAVQFWVLGTVAVIGALATILMKKSVHSALSLAGTMIILAVFYLANGAYFLGIVQVVVYTGAIMMLFLFVVMLVGVTAADSLTETIKGQRWLAALCGLGFGILLIAGISNAKLTHFNGLGRINSGGHVEGLATLIFTKYVFAFEITGALLITAAVGAMVLTHRERTERAATQRELAERRVRAGVQLPPLPAPGVYARHNAVDVAGLLPDGTPSELTVNQTLRARGQIRDVSGKALDDLKALEQRSSERLGRDGLDHDALGHDAREEASK, from the coding sequence ATGAGCGCACTCGCGGCAGCCGCCACCCTCACCTCCACCGGTGAGGCCGTGCAGTTCTGGGTCCTCGGCACGGTCGCCGTCATCGGCGCGCTGGCCACGATCCTGATGAAGAAGTCCGTGCACAGCGCGCTGAGCCTCGCCGGGACGATGATCATCCTGGCGGTCTTCTACCTCGCCAACGGCGCGTACTTCCTCGGCATCGTCCAGGTCGTCGTCTACACCGGCGCGATCATGATGCTCTTCCTCTTCGTCGTCATGCTCGTCGGCGTCACCGCCGCGGACTCGCTGACCGAGACCATCAAGGGGCAGCGCTGGCTGGCCGCCCTGTGCGGGCTCGGCTTCGGCATCCTGCTGATCGCCGGCATCTCCAACGCCAAGCTCACCCACTTCAACGGACTCGGCCGGATCAACTCCGGCGGGCACGTCGAGGGCCTGGCCACGCTGATCTTCACCAAGTACGTGTTCGCCTTCGAGATCACCGGCGCCCTGCTGATCACCGCGGCCGTCGGCGCGATGGTGCTCACCCACCGCGAGCGCACCGAGCGGGCCGCCACCCAGCGCGAGCTCGCCGAGCGCCGCGTGCGCGCGGGCGTCCAGCTCCCGCCGCTGCCCGCACCCGGCGTCTACGCCCGGCACAACGCCGTGGACGTCGCGGGCCTGCTGCCGGACGGCACCCCCTCCGAGCTCACCGTCAACCAGACGCTGCGCGCCCGCGGCCAGATCAGGGACGTCTCCGGCAAGGCCCTGGACGACCTGAAGGCCCTGGAGCAGCGGTCGTCCGAGCGGCTCGGCCGCGACGGCCTCGACCACGACGCCCTCGGCCACGACGCCCGTGAGGAGGCCTCGAAGTGA
- the nuoF gene encoding NADH-quinone oxidoreductase subunit NuoF has product MTVSTELSKNGTSPEKLLAPVLSAFWDEPRSWTLETYRRHEGYEGLRKALAMTPDDLIAYVKDSGLRGRGGAGFPTGMKWQFIPQGDGKPHYLVVNADESEPGTCKDIPLLFANPHSLIEGMIIACYAIRSEHAFIYLRGETVPVLRRLHEAVREAYEAGYLGEDILGSGLKLDITVHAGAGAYICGEETALLDSLEGRRGQPRLRPPFPAVEGLYACPTVVNNVESIASVPAILNKGKDWFKSMGTEKSPGFTLYSLSGHVVGPGQYEAPLGITLRQLLDMSGGMRPGHRLKFWTPGGSSTPMFTEEHLDVPLDYEGVGAAGSMLGTKALQCFDETTCVVRAVTRWTEFYAHESCGKCTPCREGTYWLVQLLRDIEAGKGVMSDLDKLNDIADNINGKSFCALGDGAASPIFSSLKYFRAEYEQHITGKGCPFDPKKSTLWADTEVTA; this is encoded by the coding sequence ATGACCGTGTCCACTGAACTGAGTAAGAACGGCACGAGTCCGGAGAAGCTCCTCGCACCCGTCCTGTCGGCCTTCTGGGACGAGCCGCGGTCGTGGACGCTGGAGACCTACCGGCGCCACGAGGGGTACGAGGGCCTGCGCAAGGCGCTCGCCATGACCCCCGACGACCTCATCGCCTACGTGAAGGACTCCGGTCTGCGCGGACGCGGCGGCGCGGGCTTCCCCACCGGCATGAAGTGGCAGTTCATCCCGCAGGGCGACGGCAAGCCGCACTACCTCGTGGTGAACGCGGACGAGTCGGAGCCGGGCACCTGCAAGGACATCCCGCTCCTCTTCGCGAACCCGCACTCCCTCATCGAGGGAATGATCATCGCCTGCTACGCGATCCGCTCGGAGCACGCCTTCATCTACCTGCGCGGCGAGACCGTGCCGGTCCTGCGGCGCCTGCACGAGGCGGTCCGCGAGGCGTACGAGGCCGGGTACCTCGGGGAAGACATCCTCGGCAGCGGACTCAAGCTCGACATCACCGTGCACGCGGGCGCGGGCGCCTACATCTGCGGCGAGGAAACGGCCCTCCTGGACTCCCTCGAAGGCCGCCGCGGCCAGCCCCGGCTGCGTCCGCCCTTCCCCGCGGTCGAGGGACTCTACGCCTGCCCCACCGTGGTGAACAACGTGGAGTCCATCGCCTCGGTTCCCGCGATCCTGAACAAGGGCAAGGACTGGTTCAAGTCGATGGGGACCGAGAAGTCCCCCGGCTTCACCCTGTACTCGCTCTCCGGGCACGTGGTCGGCCCCGGCCAGTACGAGGCCCCGCTCGGGATCACCCTGCGCCAGCTCCTCGACATGAGCGGCGGCATGCGCCCCGGGCACCGGCTGAAGTTCTGGACCCCGGGCGGCTCCTCCACCCCGATGTTCACCGAGGAGCACCTCGACGTCCCCCTCGACTACGAGGGCGTCGGCGCGGCCGGCTCCATGCTGGGCACCAAGGCCCTGCAGTGCTTCGACGAGACGACCTGCGTGGTGCGGGCGGTGACCCGCTGGACCGAGTTCTACGCCCACGAGTCCTGCGGCAAGTGCACGCCCTGCCGCGAAGGCACGTACTGGCTGGTCCAGTTGCTCCGCGACATCGAAGCGGGCAAGGGGGTCATGTCCGACCTCGACAAGCTCAACGACATCGCCGACAACATCAACGGCAAGTCGTTCTGCGCGCTCGGCGACGGTGCCGCCAGCCCCATCTTCTCCTCGCTCAAGTACTTCCGCGCGGAGTACGAGCAGCACATCACGGGCAAGGGCTGCCCCTTCGACCCCAAGAAGTCGACCCTCTGGGCCGACACGGAGGTGACCGCATGA
- the nuoL gene encoding NADH-quinone oxidoreductase subunit L, with protein MENMIALLVAAPLLGAAVLLCGGRRLDKTGHWIGTLFAAASFGIGLTLFADMLGKTAEERTFHQRLFSWIPVEGFQADIGFQLDQLSMTFVLLISGVGTLIHVYSIGYMEHDERRRRFFGYLNLFVAAMLLLVIADNYLLLYVGWEGVGLASYLLIGFWQHKPSAATAAKKAFLVNRVGDMGLSIAIMLMFTTFGTFAFGPVLGSVSEAGEGKLTAIALMLLLAACGKSAQVPLQSWLGDAMEGPTPVSALIHAATMVTAGVYLIVRSGAIFNGAPDAQTAVVVVGAVTLLFGAIVGCAKDDIKKALAGSTMSQIGYMILAAGLGPIGYVFAIMHLVTHGFFKAGLFLGAGSVMHGMNDEVDMRKYGALRKYMPVTFVTFGLGYLAIIGFPGLSGFFSKDLIIEAAFAKGGTQGWILGGVTLLGAAITAFYMTRVMLLTFFGEKRWQADAEGHAPHPHESPKSMTIPMIILAFGSVFAGGFFGIGDRFLKWLEPVTGHQHGHPPISATTVTAATMVVLAIGVAIAWVMYGRKPVPVVAPRGSLLTRAARRDLYQDDFNHVVLVRGGEHLTRSLVYVDHSLVDGVVNGTAAGVGGLSGRLRKLQNGYARSYAVSMFGGTAILIAATLLMRAV; from the coding sequence GTGGAGAACATGATCGCGCTGCTGGTAGCAGCGCCCCTGCTCGGAGCGGCGGTGCTGCTCTGCGGCGGCCGCCGGCTCGACAAGACCGGCCACTGGATCGGCACCCTGTTCGCCGCCGCCTCCTTCGGCATCGGCCTCACCCTCTTCGCCGACATGCTCGGCAAGACCGCCGAGGAACGGACCTTCCACCAGCGGCTGTTCAGCTGGATCCCGGTGGAGGGCTTCCAGGCCGACATCGGCTTCCAGCTCGACCAGCTGTCGATGACCTTCGTCCTGCTGATCTCCGGGGTGGGCACGCTCATCCACGTGTACTCCATCGGGTACATGGAGCACGACGAGCGTCGCCGCCGCTTCTTCGGCTACCTCAACCTCTTCGTCGCCGCGATGCTGCTCCTGGTCATCGCCGACAACTACCTCCTGCTGTACGTCGGCTGGGAGGGCGTGGGCCTCGCCTCGTACCTCCTGATCGGCTTCTGGCAGCACAAGCCCAGCGCGGCCACCGCCGCGAAGAAGGCCTTCCTGGTCAACCGGGTCGGCGACATGGGCCTTTCGATCGCCATCATGCTGATGTTCACCACCTTCGGCACCTTCGCCTTCGGCCCGGTCCTCGGCTCGGTGTCCGAGGCCGGCGAGGGCAAGCTGACGGCGATCGCCCTGATGCTGCTGCTCGCCGCGTGCGGCAAGTCGGCCCAGGTGCCGCTGCAGTCCTGGCTCGGCGACGCGATGGAGGGCCCGACCCCGGTCTCGGCCCTCATCCACGCGGCGACCATGGTCACCGCCGGCGTCTACCTGATCGTCCGCTCGGGCGCCATCTTCAACGGGGCGCCGGACGCGCAGACCGCGGTCGTCGTGGTCGGCGCGGTCACGCTCCTCTTCGGTGCGATCGTCGGTTGCGCCAAGGACGACATCAAGAAGGCCCTCGCCGGCTCGACGATGTCGCAGATCGGCTACATGATCCTGGCGGCCGGCCTCGGCCCCATCGGGTACGTGTTCGCGATCATGCACCTGGTCACGCACGGCTTCTTCAAGGCGGGCCTCTTCCTCGGCGCCGGTTCCGTGATGCACGGGATGAACGACGAGGTCGACATGCGCAAATACGGAGCCTTGCGGAAGTACATGCCGGTCACCTTCGTCACCTTCGGCCTCGGCTACCTCGCCATCATCGGCTTCCCGGGACTGTCGGGCTTCTTCTCCAAGGACCTGATCATCGAGGCCGCCTTCGCCAAGGGGGGCACCCAGGGCTGGATCCTCGGAGGGGTCACCCTCCTCGGCGCGGCGATCACCGCCTTCTACATGACCCGCGTCATGCTCCTCACCTTCTTCGGCGAGAAGCGCTGGCAGGCAGACGCGGAGGGCCACGCCCCGCACCCGCACGAGTCCCCGAAGTCCATGACCATCCCGATGATCATCCTGGCCTTCGGCTCGGTCTTCGCGGGCGGCTTCTTCGGCATCGGCGACCGCTTCCTGAAGTGGCTGGAGCCCGTCACCGGACACCAGCACGGACACCCGCCGATCAGCGCCACGACGGTCACCGCGGCCACCATGGTGGTCCTCGCCATCGGCGTCGCCATCGCCTGGGTGATGTACGGCAGGAAGCCCGTCCCGGTCGTCGCCCCGCGCGGCTCGCTCCTCACCCGGGCGGCCCGACGGGATCTCTACCAGGACGACTTCAACCACGTGGTCCTGGTCCGCGGCGGGGAGCACCTGACCCGCTCCCTCGTCTACGTCGACCACAGCCTGGTCGACGGCGTGGTCAACGGGACGGCCGCCGGAGTCGGCGGACTGTCGGGCCGGCTGCGCAAGCTGCAGAACGGCTACGCCCGCAGCTACGCGGTCTCGATGTTCGGGGGCACGGCGATCCTGATCGCCGCGACCCTGCTGATGAGGGCGGTGTGA